In one Lycium barbarum isolate Lr01 chromosome 7, ASM1917538v2, whole genome shotgun sequence genomic region, the following are encoded:
- the LOC132601708 gene encoding secreted RxLR effector protein 161-like, with product MYAQVCTRPDIAFIVNALGRYQSNTGRRHWVPAQKVMRYLKKTRDYMLVYRKVDDLEVIGYSDSDFGGCPDDLRSTSSFIFMLAGGVISWKSVKQTFTTSSTM from the coding sequence ATGTATGCACAGGTTTGCACTCGTCCTGACATTGCCTTCATTGTCAATGCTCTTGGGCGTTATCAGTCTAATACAGGGAGAAGACATTGGGTTCCTGCTCAGAAAGTAATGAGGTATTTGAAGAAGACAAGAGATTATATGTTAGTGTACAGAAAAGTTGATGATCTTGAGGTGATTGGTTACTCAGACTCAGACTTTGGTGGATGTCCTGACGATTTGAGGTCTACTTCTAGTTTTATCTTCATGTTAGCAGGGGGTGTAATATCTTGGAAGAGTGTGAAGCAGACCTTTACAACATCTTCGACTATGTAA